The region ACAAAGGGAAAACGCGAATGCTTTCGCCTTTGTTAATTTGGCCGTTATACGTGTGCCAAAGCTCTGGACGTTGGTTCTTTGGATCCCAGGTATGGTTTTTGTCGCGGAAAGAGTAAACACGCTCTTTCGCACGCGATTTTTCTTCGTCACGACGAGCACCACCGAATGCTGCATCAAAACCGTATTTGTTGAGTGCTTGCTTAAGGCCTTGAGTCTTCATCACGTCAGTGTGTTTAGAACCGTTTTCGAATGGGCTAATGTTCATAGCCAAGCCTTCTGGGTTCTTATGCACGATCAAATCTAAGTCGTATTTCTTCGCCGTTTCATCACGAAACTTGATCATCTCTTGGAATTTCCAGTTGGTATCCACATGCAGAAGTGGAAATGGAAGCTTCCCTGGATAGAATGCTTTACGTGCTAGGTGCAACATGACAGAAGAATCTTTACCAATCGAATACATCATCACTGGATTGGAAAATTCCGCTGCCACTTCACGGATGATATGGATGCTTTCAGCCTCAAGTTTTTTCAAATGAGTTAAGCGTTGTTGATCCATCTTATTGCTTCCTTTTAGTTTGCCGATGGGCTTGGCCCTTTGACCCTTGCAATATGAGTAATGTCTTTAAGCGTATTGGAATTGAGCTTCTGTCTGAGTGTTTTGCCCGAACCACTGCAGCTTATCTGCCAGAGAAACCACCTCACCGACTACAATTAACGCTGGCGATTCTGCCTGCTTTGCTAATTGCGCCAATTGAGCGAGCTCTCCGCGATACACCTTCTGCGCAGCTTGTGTGCCGCGCTCAATGATCGCTATCGGTGTTGATGCCTTACGACCATGGTGAACCAGTTGCTCTGCTATCTCTTGTGACTTCATCAACCCCATGTAAATCACTAAGGTTTGGTTGCCACGAGCTAAGGTTGACCAATCCACGTCTTGTGACTCTAACTTGCTGTGTCCAGTCACAAATAAAGCGGATTGAGCAAAGTCTCTGTGAGTGAGTGGAATCCCAGCATAAGCCGTTGCGCCTGCTGCTGCGGTGATGCCAGGAACGACATGGAAGCGGACTCCCGCGTCGACCAAAACTTCTAGCTCTTCTCCACCGCGACCAAACATAAAGGGATCGCCACCTTTAATACGCACCACTCGATGTCCTTGTTTGGCAAAATCCACCAAGAGCTGGTTGGTTTTGTCTTGAGGAACACTATGATGACCAGCACGTTTACCAACGCACACTAAGATGACATCGTTCGGTATCAAGGACATGATCTCGTCTGATACTAGGTAGTCGTACAACACCACATCTGCCTGCTGCAAAAAGTTGAGCGCTTTTACAGTGAGCAATTCTGGGTCACCAGGTCCTGCACCCACTAATGCCACTTCGCCAGAACGTAATTGGCTTGGTGATAATCGACTTATCGCTTGGCTTAATGCCCCCGTTTCAATCGAAACTAGTCTTGGTGCCTGTTTTACTGATGAAGACACGTCTACAACGTCTGCCATCTTTGTCATCCCTTACTCAATTCATGCTGAGCATTATGCTGAGTCGAATTTATTACTTGAAATTCTATAATTTCATTTTTTATTCGAAAAATTGATAAGAGATTGGCACAGTTGAAGCATTAGAGAGGAAAAAT is a window of Vibrio porteresiae DSM 19223 DNA encoding:
- the cobA gene encoding uroporphyrinogen-III C-methyltransferase, which produces MADVVDVSSSVKQAPRLVSIETGALSQAISRLSPSQLRSGEVALVGAGPGDPELLTVKALNFLQQADVVLYDYLVSDEIMSLIPNDVILVCVGKRAGHHSVPQDKTNQLLVDFAKQGHRVVRIKGGDPFMFGRGGEELEVLVDAGVRFHVVPGITAAAGATAYAGIPLTHRDFAQSALFVTGHSKLESQDVDWSTLARGNQTLVIYMGLMKSQEIAEQLVHHGRKASTPIAIIERGTQAAQKVYRGELAQLAQLAKQAESPALIVVGEVVSLADKLQWFGQNTQTEAQFQYA
- the cysD gene encoding sulfate adenylyltransferase subunit CysD; protein product: MGKLKGSNKMDQQRLTHLKKLEAESIHIIREVAAEFSNPVMMYSIGKDSSVMLHLARKAFYPGKLPFPLLHVDTNWKFQEMIKFRDETAKKYDLDLIVHKNPEGLAMNISPFENGSKHTDVMKTQGLKQALNKYGFDAAFGGARRDEEKSRAKERVYSFRDKNHTWDPKNQRPELWHTYNGQINKGESIRVFPLSNWTELDIWQYIYLEGIEIVPLYYSAVRPVVERDGMLIMKDDDRLELLPGEELQHKSIRFRTLGCYPLTGAVESKAQTLPEIIEEMLVTTSSERQGRAIDHDQSGSMELKKRQGYF